The Ziziphus jujuba cultivar Dongzao chromosome 12, ASM3175591v1 sequence TCACAAGCAATTTGAGAATGAAGAAGTCAAGCCTTTTGATATAACTCAAGTTAAAGGTTATTGGAAACAGGACATACTCAGATATATGTACACACTTTCTCCTTCAAAGGATTGTGGGAATTCTCAGCAATCAGATGAAGACCTGAAAGAGAACATGAACCCCATTTCTGTCAGGCCAAAGAAGAGGCAATGCACTGAGAGGCGAGATTCAATGAATGTGGCATCTGGACATGTGCAGAATTCACTTAACAGAGTAACTGATCGCAAAAATGGAAATGAACTCTGCAGCCTAAGAGAAGGAGCTTCTGCTGCTACTTTACCTAATAAAGTAGCTAAGGAGACTTCACAATACTTAGCAGTAGGTTCTCAGGTTGAAGTTCTTTCACAAGACAGTGGCATTAGAGGATGTTGGTTTAGAGCTTCAATTATCAAGAAGCACAAGGATAAGGTAAAGGTGCGATATCACGACATCCAAGATGCTGCTGATGAGGCTAATAAGCTTGAGGTATTTTTGTCCTCTTTTTGGGGTTAATGTTGTAGTTATGCCTGtttttaattcataaaatttacttAAATCGTGGTGTTTTGTTGGTGTAGGAATGGATTTTAGCTTCAAGAGTAGCTTCTCCTGATCGATTGGGTCTCTGGACAAGTGGAAGGACTGGTATTCGCCCGTCTCCACAGTCCAATAAAGGCCGCGTTTCATGGGCTATTAATGTAGGGACTGTTGTGGATGTTTGGTGGCATGATGGGTGGTGGGAAGGCATTGTAGTGCAAAAGGAATCTGATGACAGATTTCACGTATATTTCCCAGGTTTGGAAAGATTTCCtttcaaatctttttatttttcatataggAAGTTTACAAAATATTAAGTTTAATATGGTTCtaattatattgatttattgtttttaatatttttgtaggTGAAAAGCAAGAGATGACCTTTAATCATGGCGAATTAAGACTAAGACACTCTCAAGAGTGGTTGGGAGATGCGTGGGTCCAGATGAAGGAGAGGCCAGATGTTGTGACGTCAATAGTATCTCTTCTAGAAAAGAAGCAAGTTTTGGGAGAAACATGTCATGACATTCCGGAACAAGTTACTGTCTTTGAAAGGGAACAAGTGAGGAAAGTTGAAAGTGGACAGGGTGATTCATGTCAGGATTCTGAATGTGGCAAGGATGTAAGGGCTAATAAACTTGAGGCAGTTCCAGATCTTTCAAAGGATGATCTGCTTGCACAGTTGAAGTGGAAGTCATCAAGAAAAAGAAGACGCAGTAGTGGCAGCTCTGTCCAGAAGATGCACTACATTGTAGCTAATAACAATGGCTCCCCTGATGCTGTTCTCTCTCGCACATGTGAAAGATTTTTGCTCCCTCCTTCGCTGAAAGTTGATCATGAAAACTGCAAATTCGCAGGGGATTCTCTTTTTAGCTCTTCTGTGGTGCCGCATTTAACTAGCCTGGTTATGTCTAGGTGATTGGTTCCCTTGGTGCAATAGATTTTTGATTCCCACATTAGCATAACTGCAAGTATGTGGGTTGCGATGCCTCTAACAATCGTTGTTATGTTTTAGGTGATAGGTAGTAGTTTAACCCTAGTTTccctaccattatttttttttccttctggtTGCTTTCTTTTCCaaagtatatatacaaactCTTTATAGTGCATCCGTTCGATGGCTATCTCTTTTCGCAGTCCATGTAATGCAGTTAGCAATCTCATCTCGGGAAATGTTTATTTTAAGAAGTCATGGCAATCTAGTTGCTCGTGGTGTTTGTATCTATGTAACATTAGCCTTTTAGGGTCGATATGCCCTTAGAATTTTAGGCAGATTTCAGTAGAATTACCTTATAGAGCTCCTCTAACTTTGCACTAGTAGTTTAGAGCAATGAGTGAAGGTGGATTTCCTTTTTCCTTGTAATTTGTATATCCTTTCTGGgggtaataagaaatttatcTCATCGCTTGCATCTTTTTGAGCTTGGTTATTTTTCTGCTGTTTTGTAGGATCCTTTTCCTATTTTCTGTTTAACGAGTTTCCGTTAATGAGTCTTAGCTGCAAATTGAAATTCCTTCTTTTGCTTGTAAAGGGAGTTTGATTTATGGTTTCCAATCTTTAAAAAAGAGGCTGGGTTTAGTCCGTTATACAgtagaaaagttggatcctttTTCCACTTTCTGTTTAACGAGTTTGGTTGATGAATTTTAGCTGCAAATTGAAATTCCGCTTTTGCTTGTAAAGGGAgtttgatattttgaaaaagGAGGGTGGTTCTAGTCCGTTATACAGTAGAAAAGTTGGGTACACCAATGAAATTTGACCAGTGTGCGTCGTTTGCCGTATTCTATTTGATGATCTGGTGGCAATTAGTATGATTTCTGTCTTGTGGCCATTCAGACTAGAATAGTGTTGGCATCAGCTTAGTGGACGGCTGGTCATCTACGATTAGTCAACAGCAATAGcaatatctaaatttaatatatttaatgctAGCACAAGCCACCACTTGTTTGACTTTGGGTGGGTTTCTGGAATCATTACGTGTAAATCCATAATATACatacttttataattttagatttaaacattattatattaatttaaatcatttattagggggtcaaaaaacacaaaaaaataaaaaaaataaaaaagggagaaAATTCTATTCTACTCTTTATTGGGAattttcaaaacataaaaaaaggtGAATTTTGACGGTATATATGTATTTAGTCCACTAGTCTCCATATTATTTCAATAAACCAATCTTTAAAAGTTGGAAATTGTCTTAAGTTTGAATAACGAGGATAGAGGGTTTGGTAAACATGTCACCAATCTCATTGCTAGTGAAGCTCAGTCAGAGCCAAGAAAGCCCCATCAAAAATTAGGAAACAATTATCTGTGTGCTAATATGGGTTAAGTTGAGatcatcaaatattattaagaaaattatttgataattatgacTAATTTTTTGTTAGGAGACAGTGACTAGATAGATTAATTTAACTTAAAGTTGGATAATAAAGAGAGATGGAATTGGTCTTATAAGCAACCTCGAAGGAATAATTTCAGTGAAGAAAacgaaaaagagagagagagagaaacaaggGAAAACAAGCACTTTGTGGGACAGACTTTTTGTGAAATAAAGGATCTTTGTCAACTAGGCAAAAGACCGTTTTCACTTTACTGAACTATTTTTATCCTTCTTGGTTGCCTTGCCTTCCAACAAACTGAAAAGCTGAAGCTACTTAGAAAGATGAGATTGCTCTTTCACCGCAGAAGAGGCTGTTCTTagatctttttctctctttttctttctgcgAGATGCGATTGTACGTGTTACCTTACTCTTattgattctttttctttctgcgAGATGCGATTGTACGTGTTACCTTACtcttattgatgattattctatatatttcaaGGTTTTTTATTCCCTCCCAATGTTTACATGATTGGATAGCAATTACCTAGGCATGGCTTGTGGTGATCGGAATAAGATAAAGAAGCTCTCTGGAATTGGAATTAGAAAGTCTAAGAGCTTGTTGCCTCCTGGAACTAGTCTTGCTTCTGTTGAATCCTTATCCGTGCCtcttgttagtttttttttttctttttctttttctttttttttctttctctctctttctctttgttgcTTGTTTGGCTTCAGGGTTGATTTTGGCTCAAAACAGGTTCAGGAAATTGTTCTTTCTGCGGATATTCGGTGTAGCCAATGTCAAAAGAGAGTAGCTGATATAATGTCCAGAATGAGTGGTAAGATTTTCTCTATagtttgccttttctttttaatagcTAAAAGGTCATTTTGGGTGTCTTTGGGTTCTACTTTTGACGAATTTCGTTAGCTTTTCAGTGGGTTAACATTGAAACTGAAACCATAGCCTTTACATAGAGATTTTGGCCATGAAACTTGGaagcaaattttcattttaccCCTTGTTTTCTTTCTCAAGGGCAAAAGCAGGCAAAGCTAATCGCTTACTAATTCTTAATTATATACCCAGTAACTAAAAATTTGGttacttttttcctttcttcttctgaGTTTGGTTCCCTAAACATTCTCAGATTCTATAGTTTGGTTGCCATCCTCAAAAATATCTCCAAACGGGATTGGGGATACCTAAATCTCCAtctgatttttccattttcatgatttttgtACCAATTAATGCTTATACttacatattttataattttattatctttgcCGCACTGTGAATAAAGACGGGCATGGGTGTATAACTTACCTGGCTGAGGGTGACATGGCGTTTCTAGGCTAGTGTAGTACAAGTTAAATACCATGACATTTTACAGTTGTGATTGGTTAAAGTTTAAAGCTCAGGGAATCCTGTTTTGTTTATGGGACCATTTTACATGTGTTTGCATGGACATTTTGTGATGAATTGGGGGTCCTTTTTCATTGTACTGTCTTGTCATGAACTCTTTCAATTTGGAGTTACATGCCTTAtgatgaaaaaattattatagttTTGCATCCCTTTTGGGATCAATTTGGAGAAGTCTCAATTATTAGGAAAATGAGTTTTTCCAACATTCATAATAGGTCGAATCCTTGTGAGTATATGGGTGTTTCAAGTGGCCTTGCATTTCAagcttataaaatatatatatatatgtacatgtatatgtatatatatatatatatatatatatatatatatatatatatatatatatatatatatatatatctatcttaAAAATCAAGCACTTTTGCATTATTAGTCAAATGCTCTATGcaaagtaacaaaaaaaaaatgttacatttCTAGTcagtaacaaaaaataaaaaatgttacgTTTCTAGTCAAACTCTAACAAAAAAGTTATTTTCGTTCtcttcaaaacattttaaatttctcTAAGAAGCAATTTTAGATAGAAAAATGTCGAATTTTTGGTGTGGTCATTTACATTTAGCTTGACAAGTGTCAAACGAAGCTtataaactaaaactaaaaaattgtgCTGTACAACGTGTTCTTTGTCTAGTTTGATATTAAATTTCGTTAACATTCACATCCTTTGATGGGGGCAGAGACAGATTCAATTGAAGTAAATGTGTTGGAGAAGAAGGTGACACTCACTTGTAGATATCCCATCGTTGCCAAAGTTTCCACGACTCGCCAATTCACTGACATAGACAGGAATTCTCTTAACAAAGTTGCCTTTTTCAGACGGATATTTACATCTTCCTGAAGTTGACTATATATCACAAAATTTAAGTTCAGTTCCAACATGTCAAggggtttttcttttctttttgtatcttttttttgttttttttttttttaaatcctgaTTGTCCATGTATATTACCTTCACTTCAATGAATATAatagttgaatatatatatatatatatatatatatgtagagaggAAAAGAGAGAGATGGCTTAAATTTTCTGTAATGTAAATCTTTGTGGGCAAGAAAGAGATGCTTAAAAATGTTGCATGTGGGTAATGCAAAACCATATGATATTATACCTGAAGGGATTCTTCCCCTTTCCcaataaacaaacaaacttcCCAGTGAAGTTAAGGAATATATGCATATAAGCTATTCATTACAAATAAAATCTCCAACCTCTAATTCTCTTGCTGTATTCAAAGCAGAATCAGATTCCAAAATGAAGGGGAACAATTTCCATGAGACCATCCAAAAGTAGTTGGTCCTAAAATCGATCTTTCATTATTCTCAAATTCCAtaaattcctttttttctcaaattctcttTCAGATCAACCAAACCTTCGATCTTCATGTCAGGGAAGGCAAGTTCCTGTAGCATCTtaaatatttcttattatttttagtttctatatattcaaagattgaaaattatttttccgagaaaacaaacaaacaaagttTTCAAAATGGGTATTTTCTTTTTGACCAATTACAGTATTGCTGCATGGTGATGAGGCTCAATATTGATTGCAATGGATGCTGCAGGAAAGTGAGAAGAATCCTTCTAAATATGAAAGGTAGGCCTTTGTTTGGTCATGCAATTAAAAGTTGTTCCTGGTTTTAGAACAGGTTAAAAACAAGTTTTTAATAACAAACACTAATTAAGCTTTTTTCCATTAATATCGGACCTTATACTTTGGTTTGATGTTGAAGAAATAGAAACACATGGGATTGATAAGCAGCACTACAGGGTAAGCGTATGTGGGAGATTTAGACCGTCGGATGTGGCGATCAAGATGAGAAAAAAGATGAATCGTAGGGTTGAAATTCTGGAAATCCTTGAGTTCGATTCCACTAATGAACAAATAGAGGATAGGCTAGTGTTAGGGGCTTGATGATGTAGAAATTTCCCAAATTATGTATGTTTGAATAATATTGTGGGAGGAGAAATTATCAATTCAATTGCCATTTCTAGGACAATACAACTATTTGtaaattaagttttattttttaaactatttgtaaattaagttttattttttattttattttccatagCATTTATAAATTAAGTTAGATGTATTAAAGAATGCCAAAATATATGATATGTTATAGAAATTCATTAGAGagggaaactttttttttttttttccctctgaaTTAACGATCCAGATTTTATATCTGATTTTTTGGTTCAtaagtttatatttttgcacatcataaaaaataaaaaataaaaagtttttacATTTGTGGACAGtgttaaccattttttttttcggttggaaaaaaaaaactttattaaataaGATGTGTTattggtcaaaaaaaaaaaacacaaagaaaagtaaaacttgTTATTTTCAAAACGTTATTGTGTATATGGTATATGAAGCTATCGTATGATTTATcgatgaaattttataaatttttttttaaaaaaaaattaataatcctTTTCAACCCTCTCCAAATCATtagaattaattaagaatagaataaccaataaaatgtatttatgagtttccttttcttatattttttatttttataaagaagCAAAATACCCTTAACACAAGTAGATATTTGATGCTGACGTGGAGACCCTTGGTTGGCACGTGCgaacacaaatatataaaagcCAAACAGTGAAAATCCACGAAGACCAAAATAACTAGTTAATCCTCTACAGCCAATTACCAACACGGGATCCTCCAGCGGTTTCGCCCACATAATATTTGTTTCACTCATACTTCGCTCTctcattttctctctttctgAAACCCTTTTAAGCCAGCGAAAAGAAAACAACGAAGAAAAAACCTAACCCTAgatttcctctctctctctcccaccCCCCCCCAATGGCCGGCGACGAAGCCCTAGACTCCAATCTCAAGCATCGCCGTTCTTCCTCCGACGATGAGACGGCTGAGAAGTCTTCGAAACGCCACAAGCACCGACATAATCATCGCCACCACCACCGCCATCATCGCCACTCGAGCAGGAAGCGTGAAGGGGAAAGTAAACTCGCCGCTGAGGATAGCGCAGCTCCTAAGCTTCCCGTGCCTGCGGCTGGTAATTCCCGGCCCGATGACGATGTTGAGGAAGGGGAAATTCTCGACGAGGACGGTGGTGGGGGCGATGACATGGTTGCGAAGAAGAAAACAAGCAGCTCTGGTGTCGAGTCTGGTGAAATTGACGCAATTGGAGTTGGTGATCAATTTGATAAGCGGAATCTGGTGTGTTCTAATTGCCTTTGGatgcttaatttttatttcgatTGCTTATTTGCTTTCTGTTTGGTCGCTGAGAAAATTTTGAAGAGGGagggaaaatttgaaattattattatttttcccttaaaatatatttagtttaaattttgTTCCGAGTTTGGTAACACTATTAAGTTTATATAATGTAATTCTTTGAAAGAAACTTATTGACTATTTTCTCAGTGACCAAATGGAGCTTTGTCTTACGGTGTGTTTTTGGACTTTATAATGAATTCGTTTTGGTGAGACCTTGTTAGAATATCCTGAGTCATTGTCTCATTCATATGTAAGAACCTGCTTGCAATAGAAGAACATGAATGAATTGCAAAAGAGGTTTCCTAGGCGTTTCAATCAGTGAAGACTCATGGCTTGCATTTGATTTGTAAGAGCTGGTTACATGTTTTAATTCTTGAATATTGCATGTGAactaacattatttatttatttattttggttggaTGGTCCTGTATACTTCAAGTCTGTGCacttaattttcttcttttcatattttgacAGGGACTTGGTGTTGACAATGGCTCAGCTCACAGGGAAGCTAATATATCAGGAAaaggaaatttgaaaaagttgGGCGATTACCGGAGTGATGATGATTTGCTTCCTAAGTCGTCGGATGAAGACCACTATCGTGAGACCACAGGTAGCTCTGGGGTTCGTGCCAATGGGGTCTTGAGCTACCAATCTGAGGAAAAGAGGCATCAGGGGGAATCGGGGTCCCCTTCTAAAGGAAGTGGCAAGCAAAACCGTTACTATGATGAAGAAAAAGTGGAGGTTGAGAAAAGCAGATTAGGCAATCGATGGAAGTCATCCTCTGAGAGTACTGGGGACAAGAGCAAGCCTTTGGTGCATTCACCATCTCATGGAAGATACCATGATGAACCGGACGATGGGAGTATGTCAAGGTCTTATGATCACATGAGAGAGAGATCTAGTTCACGCAGTGTAATGGAAGAGGAGGCTCTTTCTAAAAGGAGACGCTATCATGAAGAGGGTGCCACATTTTATGAtagtaaaagaaagattgaatgTGACATGGATGATGGTAGAACAGTTCGCCATCATGACATTCTTGATGTGGCTAGGGATGAGGGTAGGGAACATGGTACTAGTTATAGCACCAGATATAATGTAGAAGGCAGACATCATAGCAGGGATAGAAGGGATAGAGAAAGAAGCAGGGAGAGGGAGGTGGACAGAAATCAAAGAAGGGAGAAAGAAACAAGGAGCAGGGGCAGAGAGATGGATAGAGATTGGAGAAAGGATAAAGATAGTGAAAGGAGTAGGGACAGGGGTTTGGACAGGGACAGGAGAAGGGAGAAGACAATAGATTGGAGCAGGGACGTGGAGATGGATAGAGCCAGAAAAAGGGAGAAGGAAAGAGATAGGAGCAGGGACAGGGTAAACACCGTTGATAGAGACAGAGATATTGAGAGGGAAAGGGAGAAGGAGAGAGACAGATATAGTGATAGAGTTATGGACCGGAAACGGGAGAGACGAGATGATGGATATAGAGACAAGGGAAGGGACAGGGAGAAGGACAGATATGAAAATTCTGAGGACATCCAAGGTGGACGAGATAGGTATAAACATTCCAGGAACTGGAGACATGAGGAAAGGGATAATGACCAGCACAGAACACGTAATAGTGAAAGAGCTACAGCTCAGAAGTCAAAAGGTGATGCTTTGGAATTGGGTGAAGACAAATTAAAAAGGTATTTGTTCATCTTAAGCATGATCTAAGGGCAGTAGAAATCCATACCCTCTTTCTTATTTCTTTATCCTTACATTTTATCTCTTGATTGCAGAgatgatgaagaacaagaagactATGAAGAGAGGTCCATATTGCAACTTCATGACCAGGAAGAGGACGATCTCAACAGAATCAAGGAGGAGAGTCGAAGGAGAAGACAGGCAATCTTAGAGAAGTATAAGAATCAGCATTTACAGCAACAAGTCGAGGTGAAGGGCCTGTCAGAGGATGCAGAGAAAGgtacatatttctttttttaaattttttttattatttatttattttaattttttgatgtcTTTACCTCTcttagtttattatttatttgtaactgACGTGCTTACTCAGGATCTTATTAGCCTCGATGGTAAACTGTGCTCAGCTCGTAACAAGATAAAACAATCATcatatttattatgttttttatcTTGATGGATGCTTCCCTAGCTATGACAACTGTTTTTTAAGTTCatgatttaaaatatgtttcGTTTAGTGTTGTGATGTATTGACCACCATGTTGTgaagtttaaaatttatgaaGTAAGCTTTTGTTAGTCCCTGACTTTAGCATGTTTGCATGTGAACTGGAGAGCAAGCAAAGGGCGGTTTCTTAACATTCTAGTATTGCTATTCCCCgaatttttattaattgctttgattaatttctgacagtaatttttttgcttttaaaatgtTAATCAGAAAAAAGGCCAGCTGATAATCCAGGCCAATCGACAGCTGCTCTCCATTATAGTCCTGACAATATTGATGGTAGGGGTGATGAAATTGACAAGCCTGTTGCTGAACCATCATTTTCCGTAGGGAAGTCACCTCCTTCCAATGGAGTTTCTGCATCTGGTCAAACTGTTGGTGCTCGTGGGCTTGGAGATGGTACTCCAAAGGTGTGTTATCTTCAATATTTGAACACTCGCAttcatttgtttctttttgacCTCATGTGGTTTTAGTAACTAAATACATCTTTATTGGCATAAGCAAAGGTTGGACTTTTAATATTTGGTTGACTGGGCCTTATTGTTTTGTGTCTTGGATTTATTCAGAGCGAGAGATCAGGCGACATGTTCTGTGATGATATTTTTGGTGAGACCCCGACTGGAGTTCGTAAAGCTGTAAGTTTCATCATTATGCTTCCTTCAGTTTCTTAGTTTATTTGATCACTTTCATTGTGgttctaaattatattttgttttaggtaTTTTTCCCTTTCATTTAGGCTCTCTGGTACTTGTGATATGGCTGTAAAtgattttggtatttttgttgTGAATTTTGCATTTGCGAAATTGCAACTTGTTTTTTATGTATTCCCTCTCTTTGAGTGACTATTAGCCTAATTGAGATTTGGTCTAGCCAGTAAACATAGTTGCAGTTGCTCTTTTTAAACAATTTGCATACTTGCTTCTTATATTAGGAGTTATTTGTTGTTACTACTTTTTCGTAATTTCTTTGTTGTGCCTTCTCATACTGGTTGATTAAATACATAATCGATCTTAGTAACTTTGGATGATAATCTGTTGTTTAATAAACAGCTTAACAAGTTCTTgcattcttatttctttttag is a genomic window containing:
- the LOC107429430 gene encoding uncharacterized protein LOC107429430 isoform X1, with protein sequence MRFNYLGMACGDRNKIKKLSGIGIRKSKSLLPPGTSLASVESLSVPLVQEIVLSADIRCSQCQKRVADIMSRMSETDSIEVNVLEKKVTLTCRYPIVAKVSTTRQFTDIDRNSLNKVAFFRRIFTSS
- the LOC107429430 gene encoding uncharacterized protein LOC107429430 isoform X4, translating into MRFNYLGMACGDRNKIKKLSGIGIRKSKSLLPPGTSLASVESLSVPLVQEIVLSADIRCSQCQKRVADIMSRMSDGHGCITYLAEGDMAFLG
- the LOC107429436 gene encoding uncharacterized protein LOC107429436 isoform X1, producing MESVSTAATATSSFGFVNWEEVFVSSDKGRREVHYYLKRRDGSSDLAVIGKEKSLRHMSYHYALRNRSLFLSPSLAKLKSRREVVDWLNSVVSDASANKPTYLDGGLVGGKDASKLDIESFKDIQLRKLGRYTKEFLWLGSPWSCRRKRWHYKSFQRNGVKISVHDFVYVLAEEDKRLVAYLEDMYEDSRGNKMVVVRWFHKIDEVGIVLPHNYNDREIFFSLCLQDLSIECIDGLATVLSPQHFEKFLNEARQTRLEPFLCHKQFENEEVKPFDITQVKGYWKQDILRYMYTLSPSKDCGNSQQSDEDLKENMNPISVRPKKRQCTERRDSMNVASGHVQNSLNRVTDRKNGNELCSLREGASAATLPNKVAKETSQYLAVGSQVEVLSQDSGIRGCWFRASIIKKHKDKVKVRYHDIQDAADEANKLEEWILASRVASPDRLGLWTSGRTGIRPSPQSNKGRVSWAINVGTVVDVWWHDGWWEGIVVQKESDDRFHVYFPGEKQEMTFNHGELRLRHSQEWLGDAWVQMKERPDVVTSIVSLLEKKQVLGETCHDIPEQVTVFEREQVRKVESGQGDSCQDSECGKDVRANKLEAVPDLSKDDLLAQLKWKSSRKRRRSSGSSVQKMHYIVANNNGSPDAVLSRTCERFLLPPSLKVDHENCKFAGDSLFSSSVVPHLTSLVMSR
- the LOC107429435 gene encoding uncharacterized protein LOC107429435, producing MAGDEALDSNLKHRRSSSDDETAEKSSKRHKHRHNHRHHHRHHRHSSRKREGESKLAAEDSAAPKLPVPAAGNSRPDDDVEEGEILDEDGGGGDDMVAKKKTSSSGVESGEIDAIGVGDQFDKRNLGLGVDNGSAHREANISGKGNLKKLGDYRSDDDLLPKSSDEDHYRETTGSSGVRANGVLSYQSEEKRHQGESGSPSKGSGKQNRYYDEEKVEVEKSRLGNRWKSSSESTGDKSKPLVHSPSHGRYHDEPDDGSMSRSYDHMRERSSSRSVMEEEALSKRRRYHEEGATFYDSKRKIECDMDDGRTVRHHDILDVARDEGREHGTSYSTRYNVEGRHHSRDRRDRERSREREVDRNQRREKETRSRGREMDRDWRKDKDSERSRDRGLDRDRRREKTIDWSRDVEMDRARKREKERDRSRDRVNTVDRDRDIEREREKERDRYSDRVMDRKRERRDDGYRDKGRDREKDRYENSEDIQGGRDRYKHSRNWRHEERDNDQHRTRNSERATAQKSKGDALELGEDKLKRDDEEQEDYEERSILQLHDQEEDDLNRIKEESRRRRQAILEKYKNQHLQQQVEVKGLSEDAEKEKRPADNPGQSTAALHYSPDNIDGRGDEIDKPVAEPSFSVGKSPPSNGVSASGQTVGARGLGDGTPKSERSGDMFCDDIFGETPTGVRKAGKGDGLRIERSGLHDNWDDAEGYYSYRFGELLDGRYEIISSHGKGVFSTVVRAKNVKSGSGEPEEVAIKIIRNNDTMYKAGLTELVILKKLVGQDPENKRHCVRFLSSFKYRNHLCLVFESLHMNLREVLKKFGRNIGLKLTAVRAYAKQLFIALKHLKNCGVLHCDIKPDNMLVNEAKNVLKLCDFGNAMFAGKNEITPYLVSRFYRAPEIILGLPYDHPLDIWSVGCCLYELYTGKVLFPGATNNDMLRLHMELKGPFPKKMLRKGAFTDQNFDQDLNFHATEEDPVTKKTIKRLILNMKPKDIGSIITGSSGEDPKMIADFKDLLDKMFVLDPDKRLTVSQALSHPFITGK
- the LOC107429432 gene encoding heavy metal-associated isoprenylated plant protein 26, yielding MSGKYCCMVMRLNIDCNGCCRKVRRILLNMKEIETHGIDKQHYRVSVCGRFRPSDVAIKMRKKMNRRVEILEILEFDSTNEQIEDRLVLGA
- the LOC107429430 gene encoding uncharacterized protein LOC107429430 isoform X3, whose translation is MACGDRNKIKKLSGIGIRKSKSLLPPGTSLASVESLSVPLVQEIVLSADIRCSQCQKRVADIMSRMSETDSIEVNVLEKKVTLTCRYPIVAKVSTTRQFTDIDRNSLNKVAFFRRIFTSS
- the LOC107429436 gene encoding uncharacterized protein LOC107429436 isoform X2 is translated as MPSKYLDASANKPTYLDGGLVGGKDASKLDIESFKDIQLRKLGRYTKEFLWLGSPWSCRRKRWHYKSFQRNGVKISVHDFVYVLAEEDKRLVAYLEDMYEDSRGNKMVVVRWFHKIDEVGIVLPHNYNDREIFFSLCLQDLSIECIDGLATVLSPQHFEKFLNEARQTRLEPFLCHKQFENEEVKPFDITQVKGYWKQDILRYMYTLSPSKDCGNSQQSDEDLKENMNPISVRPKKRQCTERRDSMNVASGHVQNSLNRVTDRKNGNELCSLREGASAATLPNKVAKETSQYLAVGSQVEVLSQDSGIRGCWFRASIIKKHKDKVKVRYHDIQDAADEANKLEEWILASRVASPDRLGLWTSGRTGIRPSPQSNKGRVSWAINVGTVVDVWWHDGWWEGIVVQKESDDRFHVYFPGEKQEMTFNHGELRLRHSQEWLGDAWVQMKERPDVVTSIVSLLEKKQVLGETCHDIPEQVTVFEREQVRKVESGQGDSCQDSECGKDVRANKLEAVPDLSKDDLLAQLKWKSSRKRRRSSGSSVQKMHYIVANNNGSPDAVLSRTCERFLLPPSLKVDHENCKFAGDSLFSSSVVPHLTSLVMSR